Below is a genomic region from Raphanus sativus cultivar WK10039 chromosome 4, ASM80110v3, whole genome shotgun sequence.
AGTCAATTGAGAACGCAAGACCACAGAACAATCTACTTTCTGATTTTTCTCAGCTCAAGGTTTCTTAATTTGCATATCTTTTTCAAGCAGCCCATTTTTGTTGAATGCCGTTCTGTAGCTCCTACAACTTTGTTCATTGTTCTTCAGGGAAAGCTTCCTTCAACAAGTTTGTCAGGAGCTGCGTTGGGATGTGCAGTTCTTTGATCACTGGAGGATAAATGTTCTTACGGTCTTTGGAGATTGTTTGGCTTTCACCTTCACACAATCTATTTACGATAGAGACACTGAGACTAAATGCCAGATACATTAAAACAACAATTGACTCCTTTTCATCAGGACGGGCCCTGCTTTTCATGTACAGCCCACAATACATAACGTTCGGTTTTACCAGAAATCGCCACAAGAACAAGAACCATCCACGAAATGATGGAACCTATTCCGATCTCTCACGACAATTTTCCTTCCTGTGATCTTCGATATCAGTTTTGTCACCGTATGGCAATCCGAACACACTCGCAGGTTCTTGAATATCCTCAAGGGACTTCCTGGTTGGGTACTGATCAGACCATACGCAATGGCCAGCCTCTCGCTGTGAACTTGTAGAGACTCCTCTTTCTCTGTCTCCTCAAGATCTTGCAAGACCGCGTTTGTATCTGGCACGTAACCACAAGACTTGATCCGCTCGCTCAACTTTCTCAACAGTGTATAAATCTCCCTGCTTTGCAAATGGTTTCTATCTCCAGCTCGAAATTCATGAACTCTATCATCGACTTCTATGGCGCTTACCCCTGGCTCTTTCACTATCGTTTTCTCCTTCATCAAGCTCCTCACTTTCGCCACGCCTTCATAATCACTCTCCGATGCATATATATTCGAAAGAAGAACATAAGTTCCTGAGTTTGTGATGTTCCGTCCAATGAGATACTCTGCAATTTCCTTGCCTAACACGAAATCTCCATGAAGTTTACAGCTTCCGAGAAGAGAACTCCACACAACAGAATCAGCCTCAGTTTCCATCTTCTTTATGATTTCATAAGCCTGTTTTAACCGACCAGCGCGACCAAGGAGACTGACCAAACATCCGTAATGTTCGATCTTGGGTTTAATACCATACTCTTGTCCCATTGACTCAAACATTCTGACACCTTCCTTCACCAAACCAGCATGAGCACAAGCCTGTAGTGTTGCTATGAAAGTTATATCCGTTGCCTGCAACCCTACGGTTCCCTGCATCTCACCAAACAATCTCAACGCGTCTTGGCTATAACCGTGCATTGCGTAACCAGCGATCATCGCATTCCAGGCCACGGTATCCTTCCTCGGAGTATCGTTAAACACAGAAACAGCCTCTTCCAAGCTCCCACATTTGCTATACATATCAATCAAAGCCGTGCATACTTTAACATTGACACTGATGATGCGACGACTTCTCTTGATGAAAAGATGAATCCAACGCCCAGATTCAAGCGCACCGATCTGAGAACAAGCGGAGAGAGCAGCCACGAGTGTTATCTCATCAGGCTTTGGGTTTCCTTCGGACAAGAGTTTCTGGAAAAGCCTCAGAGCTTCGGTGGGAAACCCGTGTTGAGCGTATCCATCAATCATCACGTTCCAAGAAACAATGTCTCTCTCAATCTCAGGCATTCCCTCGAACAAAGCCCTGGCAGCCACAACGTTCCCTTGCTTGGCGTAGCAGGTGATCATAGCAGTGGAAGAAACGAGGCTTCTTCTCTCAGGCATTCTATCGAACACCTTGAGTGCAGATACTAAATCTCCGCCTCTCGCGTAAACGTCGACGAGACCAGTTGCCACGTAAGGATCTAGCGCCAATCCGAACTTGAGAACATGAGTATGAATCGCTTGTACAGACTCAGCCGAGCATGATTTCAAAACCGACGAGAGAGTAAACTCATTGGGGATGATTTCAGAAGATAGCAATTGAACATAGAGCAGGAGAGCTTGGTCACGGAGGCCGTTAATGGAGGCAGTGTTGATCGTCGCCGTGAAGAGGAACAAGTCTGGATCGATCGTGTGGTGAAATAGAGACAGCGAGTGGCGGATCTTGCCGTGGGAAGCGTATGCACGGTGGAGCTTGAGGTTTAGGACAGGGTGGTAGGGATGGAGGAAGAGGTTATGGCGGAGAATTGCCGCGTGGATTTGCTTGATTAAATCCACCGATTCCGATTTGTCGAGTAGAATTGCGAGTTTCTCTGGCGGCGGAGGAAGGCGGAATCCACCGGCGGGTGAGGAAGTGGTCGGCTGTTTTTGCGGAAGTGACGTGGCGAGAATTGGTGACGAGGCCATTATCTTCGGTTGTTGATATTCCAAAGTTCACCATCGGTCGTCTAATTCTTCGTCAGAGAAGCATTCACTAACGTGGCAGGGCCCTGCTGGTTAAACGTTCGATGAAAAGAAGAGATTAATTtcagaaataaaacaaaaactcgatctatcttattaaaacagaaacatt
It encodes:
- the LOC108855532 gene encoding pentatricopeptide repeat-containing protein ELI1, chloroplastic; the protein is MASSPILATSLPQKQPTTSSPAGGFRLPPPPEKLAILLDKSESVDLIKQIHAAILRHNLFLHPYHPVLNLKLHRAYASHGKIRHSLSLFHHTIDPDLFLFTATINTASINGLRDQALLLYVQLLSSEIIPNEFTLSSVLKSCSAESVQAIHTHVLKFGLALDPYVATGLVDVYARGGDLVSALKVFDRMPERRSLVSSTAMITCYAKQGNVVAARALFEGMPEIERDIVSWNVMIDGYAQHGFPTEALRLFQKLLSEGNPKPDEITLVAALSACSQIGALESGRWIHLFIKRSRRIISVNVKVCTALIDMYSKCGSLEEAVSVFNDTPRKDTVAWNAMIAGYAMHGYSQDALRLFGEMQGTVGLQATDITFIATLQACAHAGLVKEGVRMFESMGQEYGIKPKIEHYGCLVSLLGRAGRLKQAYEIIKKMETEADSVVWSSLLGSCKLHGDFVLGKEIAEYLIGRNITNSGTYVLLSNIYASESDYEGVAKVRSLMKEKTIVKEPGVSAIEVDDRVHEFRAGDRNHLQSREIYTLLRKLSERIKSCGYVPDTNAVLQDLEETEKEESLQVHSERLAIAYGLISTQPGSPLRIFKNLRVCSDCHTVTKLISKITGRKIVVRDRNRFHHFVDGSCSCGDFW